One window from the genome of Magnolia sinica isolate HGM2019 chromosome 4, MsV1, whole genome shotgun sequence encodes:
- the LOC131243737 gene encoding protein GAMETE CELL DEFECTIVE 1, mitochondrial isoform X3, which yields MQSLKRLPASEILRLSISRSLLNLPSKSSKPSFFSFTSSYSSDSNFPKKDGEDEWNNAWESAWLPEDLAAAKNRAHWEIDVNFSKETVVLSPDVDPDTKAFVQDMDENWNQRRGAALKKLPMRGGEGRDIVERAAGGGEKESLESMKKDYRLKKQRIHAGLWMKEIEKEEEASLGNLSGGADIERLLDSCSEIFDTSSSELNDWKVPSSSEFKTKPDGWETTSKAQDGSVWEMSQREEDILLQEFERRIAFSKFQVW from the exons atgcagAGCCTGAAACGTCTGCCGGCCTCTGAAATCCTCCGGCTTTCGATTTCAAGATCTCTTCTCAATCTCCCGTCCAAATCCTCCAAACCCTCATTTTTCTCTTTTACTTCTTCTTACTCCTCCGACAGCAATTTCCCGAAGAAGGACGGAGAAGATGAATGGAACAACGCCTGGGAGTCGGCATGGCTCCCAGAAGATCTCGCTGCTGCGAAGAACCGCGCTCATTGGGAGATCGACGTTAACTTCTCCAAGGAGACCGTCGTCCTCTCCCCTGATGTCGACCCTGATACCAAGGCCTTCGTCCAGGACATGGACGAGAACTGGAACCAGAGGAGAGGTGCGGCTCTCAAGAAGCTTCCTATGAGAGGAGGAGAAGGAAGGGATATTGTCGAACGGGCGGCGGGCGGCGGAGAGAAGGAGAGCCTGGAGAGCATGAAGAAGGATTACAGGCTGAAGAAGCAGAGGATTCATGCTGGGCTGTGGATGAAGGAGATCGAGAAAGAAGAAGAGGCCAGTTTGGGGAATTTGAGCGGTGGTGCAGATATTGAGAGATTGCTCGACAGTTGCTCGGA gatTTTCGATACAAGCAGTAGTGAACTGAATGACTGGAAGGTTCCTAGCTCTTCTGAGTTCAAAACTAAGCCTGATGGGTGGGAAacaacatccaaagctcaagatgGGAGTGTCTGGGAGATGTCACAAAGGGAGGAAGACATCCTTCTCCAAGAATTTGAGCGACGAATTGCTTTCAGCAAATTCCAG